From a single Lentisphaera profundi genomic region:
- a CDS encoding protein kinase domain-containing protein, translated as MSDLFNQNHASSSTDLDNLNKLFDEVYDNPSHERSSLEILLSQQERYRDIEEIAHGGAKRIFQVFDSKSRRYIAMAEPINTTDNHNVDLFIREAWITAQLDHPNIIKIHEVGTDSHHKPFFTMDLKSGDNLDQIIKKIKQNDPGYLTRFTRPVLLDIFIKICDAVAYAHSIGILHLDLKPANIQIGEFGEVIVCDWGLATIVGGRSSINPHRDILEIDLMGTPTKYLKGTPGYMSPEQLIGKNVTELSDIYSLSAILYQLITLLPAITAETSHEVMDKTAKGDIQPPSEFVKISDGLEAIMLKGLSLNTKDRYQSVIELKNDLSKYLSGYVTHAEDSNVFKELLFFYLRNKTVCIQAFIFLVLIIGGSFIFINNLQESWQAEQLARVQAEENAKKHKEALDLYLKEKKDGFLVKRQYSESLIKGSQLFNSADYVKNPQKMLNEALKGFSYELEQKPRNKNAEIMMGLSLFILQRYDEAHKYLYKYQQLKHIETAVEHALKYKYDKKHRCAPLQVFHSVIKALREYGVTAQATAFRAVIYDLRTRVDRDGYEIITAELFRLWNPRWQQDLYEYDKKTQSLKISGHGFEFVSLKDKFGTQSLLIVPFIKHLDISHTHVSDLQQLESSSLVSLNISNTLVKDLKALNSLPSLTKLTISPKVFSQDMLNELSTKIKITVQ; from the coding sequence ATGAGTGATCTATTTAATCAAAATCATGCGTCCTCAAGTACTGACTTAGATAATTTAAACAAACTTTTCGATGAGGTCTACGATAATCCTTCTCATGAGCGATCGTCCTTAGAAATACTGCTTTCTCAGCAAGAGAGATACAGGGATATAGAAGAAATAGCGCATGGTGGCGCCAAAAGAATTTTTCAAGTCTTCGATAGTAAATCTAGGCGTTACATAGCCATGGCTGAGCCCATCAACACAACAGATAATCATAATGTTGATTTATTTATTAGAGAGGCCTGGATTACCGCACAATTAGACCACCCAAACATTATAAAAATTCATGAAGTGGGAACAGATAGTCATCATAAGCCTTTCTTCACCATGGATTTAAAAAGTGGCGATAACTTGGATCAAATCATCAAAAAAATTAAGCAAAATGATCCCGGCTATTTAACTCGCTTTACTCGTCCAGTTCTTTTAGATATCTTCATTAAAATATGTGATGCTGTAGCTTATGCACACTCAATTGGCATTCTTCATTTAGACCTCAAACCCGCCAACATCCAAATCGGTGAGTTTGGCGAAGTAATTGTCTGTGATTGGGGCTTAGCTACTATTGTCGGTGGCCGTTCATCTATTAATCCCCACCGCGACATCTTGGAGATCGACCTCATGGGTACTCCCACTAAATACCTCAAGGGAACTCCAGGATATATGTCTCCAGAACAGCTGATTGGCAAGAACGTCACAGAGTTAAGCGATATTTACAGCCTATCCGCCATTCTTTATCAACTCATCACATTATTGCCTGCCATAACAGCTGAAACAAGCCATGAAGTCATGGACAAAACTGCTAAGGGCGATATCCAACCACCCTCAGAGTTTGTTAAGATATCTGATGGTCTTGAAGCTATTATGTTGAAGGGACTTTCCTTAAACACAAAAGATAGATATCAATCTGTAATTGAACTCAAGAATGATCTAAGCAAATACCTCAGCGGTTATGTCACTCATGCAGAAGACTCTAACGTCTTTAAAGAACTGCTATTTTTTTACCTACGAAACAAAACCGTTTGCATTCAAGCCTTCATTTTTTTAGTTCTCATCATCGGCGGAAGCTTTATCTTCATCAATAACCTACAGGAAAGCTGGCAAGCTGAACAATTAGCTCGAGTCCAAGCTGAAGAAAATGCTAAAAAACATAAAGAAGCTCTCGACTTGTATCTCAAAGAAAAGAAAGATGGCTTCCTAGTCAAAAGACAATATAGCGAATCCCTTATTAAAGGCTCCCAGCTCTTTAATAGTGCTGACTATGTCAAGAATCCTCAGAAGATGCTCAATGAAGCATTAAAAGGTTTTTCTTATGAACTAGAACAAAAACCTAGAAATAAAAATGCTGAAATCATGATGGGTCTAAGCTTATTTATACTTCAGCGCTATGACGAAGCCCATAAATATCTCTACAAATACCAACAATTAAAACATATCGAGACCGCAGTTGAACACGCATTGAAATATAAATACGACAAGAAGCATAGATGTGCCCCTCTTCAGGTCTTTCATTCGGTAATTAAAGCTCTAAGAGAATATGGGGTCACAGCTCAAGCCACAGCCTTTCGTGCCGTTATTTATGATTTGCGTACTAGGGTAGATCGTGATGGTTACGAAATAATTACTGCTGAACTTTTTAGATTATGGAATCCTCGCTGGCAACAAGATCTTTATGAATACGATAAAAAGACTCAGTCGTTAAAAATTTCTGGCCATGGCTTTGAGTTCGTAAGTTTAAAAGACAAATTTGGGACACAGAGCTTACTCATAGTTCCATTCATTAAACATTTAGATATAAGTCACACCCATGTTAGCGATCTCCAACAACTAGAAAGTAGCTCTTTAGTTTCACTAAATATTTCAAATACTCTAGTAAAAGACCTCAAGGCTTTAAATAGTCTGCCATCTTTAACAAAACTCACTATCAGTCCCAAAGTATTTTCACAAGACATGCTCAATGAACTATCTACAAAAATCAAAATTACTGTTCAATAG
- a CDS encoding sialate O-acetylesterase, with translation MPSFKNLINLTIIAISSQVYADISLPQIIDSQMILQRDAKVPIWGWADKGEQVTVQFAGQTKTATPNESGKWMIDLDPMPASNEARSMIIKGKNTINLNDILVGEVWLASGQSNMEWTFNGIEKKEYEAALKQKNNNDIRFFHVTHHLQAGAPMDDTIGSWKKAEEFLATPHSVSAVATFFAIKLQKELAIPIAILDSNWGGMRVDCFISEEGYKSENLPLRKHGVAQPNIRLQKLKQMRDSLNQTIALAEKGISASYIEERINGWADNMIYNAMIAPLAPYAIKGAIWYQGESNRGDAKYFKKMKALSFGWSKAFRVKDIPLIQVQIAPFDYTRGKNPKDSTLCDTIWKAQYKAAKELKGIEVVAIHDININIKDIHPRSKELVGQRLAAIALKNTYGKNLIAQGPQFASAKTQGQKVILSFDNIDQGLSTKDNKAPTHFELSNDGKNFIAAEAIIQGNSIVVSSTQVSTPKFVRMGWSDIAIPNLQDKNGWPVFAFPAQPIK, from the coding sequence ATGCCCTCTTTCAAAAATCTTATTAACTTAACCATCATTGCCATCAGCTCACAAGTCTATGCCGATATTAGTCTCCCTCAAATCATCGATAGCCAAATGATTCTCCAGCGTGATGCCAAAGTTCCTATTTGGGGTTGGGCAGATAAAGGCGAACAAGTTACAGTTCAATTTGCGGGACAAACAAAAACGGCTACGCCAAATGAATCTGGCAAATGGATGATTGACTTAGATCCCATGCCGGCGTCAAACGAAGCTCGTAGTATGATTATAAAAGGCAAAAATACGATTAACCTCAATGATATCCTCGTGGGAGAAGTGTGGCTTGCCTCCGGACAATCCAATATGGAATGGACCTTTAATGGCATAGAAAAAAAGGAATATGAAGCCGCGCTAAAACAAAAAAACAATAATGACATTCGCTTCTTTCACGTCACCCATCATCTCCAAGCTGGAGCGCCAATGGATGATACTATCGGTAGCTGGAAAAAAGCTGAAGAGTTTCTCGCTACACCTCATTCAGTTTCTGCGGTAGCCACTTTCTTTGCGATAAAACTTCAAAAAGAACTTGCTATTCCCATCGCTATTCTGGATTCAAATTGGGGTGGTATGAGAGTCGATTGCTTCATTTCTGAAGAAGGTTATAAAAGTGAAAATCTTCCACTCAGAAAACATGGAGTGGCTCAGCCTAATATTCGCTTACAAAAACTCAAACAAATGCGTGATTCACTTAATCAAACTATTGCACTAGCCGAAAAAGGGATATCAGCTTCATATATTGAAGAGCGCATAAACGGCTGGGCAGATAATATGATTTACAATGCCATGATCGCCCCACTCGCTCCTTATGCCATCAAGGGTGCCATTTGGTACCAGGGCGAATCCAATCGTGGTGATGCAAAATACTTCAAAAAGATGAAAGCACTCTCCTTTGGTTGGTCCAAAGCCTTTCGCGTTAAAGATATCCCACTCATTCAGGTACAAATTGCTCCCTTTGACTACACTCGTGGAAAAAACCCAAAGGATAGCACTCTCTGTGATACTATTTGGAAGGCTCAATACAAAGCCGCTAAAGAACTTAAGGGAATCGAAGTCGTCGCCATACATGATATCAATATCAATATTAAAGATATTCATCCTCGAAGTAAAGAACTTGTGGGTCAGCGTTTAGCCGCGATAGCACTAAAAAATACTTATGGGAAAAACCTTATTGCTCAAGGTCCTCAATTTGCCTCGGCTAAAACCCAAGGACAGAAAGTTATTCTCAGCTTTGATAACATCGACCAAGGGCTGAGTACCAAAGATAATAAAGCTCCTACACATTTTGAACTCTCCAACGATGGCAAGAATTTCATCGCTGCTGAGGCCATCATTCAGGGCAACTCCATTGTCGTTTCTTCCACACAAGTTTCCACTCCGAAGTTTGTCCGCATGGGTTGGAGCGATATTGCCATCCCAAACTTACAAGATAAAAACGGCTGGCCCGTTTTCGCTTTCCCCGCACAGCCAATTAAATAA
- a CDS encoding type II secretion system protein, with protein MRFKYQSSFKKQYQFTLIELLVVIAIIGILASLLLPSLKKSREQARIAVCTSNLKQINTATFLYMDDSEGYFPARSPWTGIGFDDLLGTYDGRDLTETQMLAGGHIGALVANLPGGVDHGALYRCPLDDRESPGWIIKTYDISAFYHAPIWNYKDPARRGVSGMFHNGTTLLAASRKLNDLNNTSEVIAYGENFAPLDFDNNWIRLNMGNSWEWSGLTATLFEQNEAAHSNMKFNFSMADGHVEKMNYIQSMVRSGGAMATNADTSGSAWDSER; from the coding sequence ATGCGTTTCAAATATCAGTCATCATTTAAAAAACAGTATCAGTTCACACTCATTGAACTCTTAGTGGTCATAGCCATAATTGGTATATTAGCATCCCTTCTTTTACCTTCATTAAAGAAAAGTAGAGAGCAGGCTAGAATAGCTGTTTGTACCAGTAATTTGAAGCAAATTAACACAGCGACATTTTTATACATGGATGACAGTGAAGGCTATTTCCCTGCAAGATCACCATGGACCGGTATTGGTTTCGATGATCTTCTTGGAACCTATGACGGACGTGACCTGACTGAAACTCAAATGCTCGCTGGAGGACATATCGGTGCACTAGTTGCGAATCTCCCTGGTGGCGTTGATCATGGTGCACTGTATCGCTGTCCTCTAGATGATCGTGAAAGTCCTGGCTGGATTATAAAAACCTATGATATTTCTGCTTTTTATCATGCTCCTATTTGGAATTATAAAGATCCCGCTCGCAGAGGAGTTTCAGGTATGTTTCATAATGGGACAACACTCTTAGCTGCTTCAAGAAAATTAAATGACCTTAATAATACTAGTGAAGTCATTGCCTATGGAGAAAATTTTGCTCCCTTAGATTTTGATAATAATTGGATTAGACTGAATATGGGTAATTCATGGGAATGGAGCGGTCTTACTGCCACTCTTTTTGAACAGAATGAAGCCGCCCACTCAAATATGAAATTCAATTTCTCTATGGCAGATGGCCATGTGGAAAAAATGAATTATATACAATCCATGGTTCGTTCAGGTGGTGCCATGGCTACTAATGCTGACACATCAGGAAGTGCATGGGATTCAGAGAGATAA
- a CDS encoding sulfatase-like hydrolase/transferase, whose translation MRYFILLLLSLHLCANDPFHIPKQDQKNLRIEQELDLSLPNILIIGDSISIGYHKDLVTLMSGKANIFRPKTNCGDSNKGLQQIDKWLGKSKWDIIHFNFGLHDLCYRHPDAKVYGNRDKINGTISVSLDQYKKNLQLIINRLKKTNAKLIWGSTTFVPEAEAGRFQKDNIRYNVAASEVMLENDILINDLFTTSKNFPEKLTNKGDVHFKPKGSQKLAIQVVNTIKTLLPTQSNKVQASQKKFSSPNVILFLVDDLGWNDIACYGSSFYETPNLDQLAKDGFLFTDAYAANPVCSPTRASILLGKYPSRVGLSNHSGSSGPKGPSHKLIPAKVKGNMPLEDITLAEALKEANYTTAHIGKWHLQAHYDTSQDHFPDKHGFDINIAGHRMGQPGSFYFPYKSKQHPSTNVPNMSDGKDGDYLTDQLTNKAIDFIKDHKDKPFFLNFWYYTVHTPIIPRQDLKKKYEQKAKMLGLDLKATGTPVLKSVSRSTQNNPSYAAMVEAMDENIGRVLSTLKELNIEDETIIIFCSDNGGLSTGTGPNAPTSLLPLKAGKAWVYEGGIRIPFIIKWPGNPGGKSLSTPVCTTDIYPTILNMLKLPLKPKQHVDGVSLTSIMTGSTKELKREAIYIHYPHYHHINSMGPAGAIRMGDYKLVEYYETGEVELYNLHEDIGEMTNLVSEQPERSAKMLKKLEEWRKESNSPKPELNPNYETIKDYRKPKFL comes from the coding sequence ATGCGATACTTTATTCTCCTATTACTCTCCCTTCATCTTTGTGCCAACGATCCTTTTCACATACCTAAACAAGACCAAAAGAATCTACGTATTGAACAAGAGCTTGATCTTTCCCTACCAAATATTCTTATTATTGGAGATTCGATCTCTATTGGCTATCACAAAGATCTTGTCACACTCATGAGTGGCAAAGCCAATATCTTTCGCCCAAAAACCAATTGCGGCGACAGTAATAAAGGTCTACAACAGATCGATAAATGGCTCGGAAAATCTAAGTGGGATATCATTCATTTTAATTTTGGTCTTCATGATCTTTGTTACCGTCACCCCGATGCCAAAGTCTATGGCAATCGAGATAAAATCAATGGCACCATTTCCGTCTCGCTAGATCAGTACAAAAAAAATCTTCAGCTCATCATTAATCGTTTAAAGAAAACGAATGCCAAACTAATCTGGGGGAGTACTACTTTTGTTCCCGAAGCAGAAGCTGGACGTTTTCAAAAAGACAACATTCGCTACAATGTAGCTGCCAGTGAAGTCATGTTAGAGAATGACATTCTCATCAATGATCTCTTTACTACCAGTAAAAACTTTCCGGAAAAACTCACGAATAAAGGCGATGTTCACTTTAAACCCAAAGGTTCACAAAAACTGGCTATTCAAGTAGTAAACACTATTAAAACTCTATTACCTACACAGTCTAATAAGGTCCAAGCTTCACAAAAAAAATTTTCCTCGCCCAACGTCATTCTTTTTCTCGTCGATGATCTCGGTTGGAATGATATAGCTTGTTATGGCAGCTCCTTTTATGAAACTCCCAACCTCGATCAATTGGCTAAAGATGGTTTTTTATTTACTGATGCTTATGCCGCTAACCCTGTATGCTCCCCTACTCGTGCCAGCATATTGCTTGGTAAATACCCCAGTCGCGTAGGTCTCAGTAATCATAGTGGCTCTTCGGGCCCCAAAGGTCCTAGTCACAAACTTATTCCTGCGAAAGTAAAAGGTAATATGCCTTTAGAAGACATCACGCTTGCCGAGGCTCTAAAAGAAGCCAATTACACAACAGCTCATATCGGTAAATGGCACCTGCAAGCCCATTACGATACATCACAAGATCATTTCCCTGATAAGCACGGTTTTGATATCAACATAGCGGGTCACCGCATGGGCCAACCAGGGTCCTTTTATTTCCCCTATAAAAGTAAACAGCATCCCAGTACCAATGTCCCTAACATGTCTGATGGCAAAGATGGCGATTACCTTACTGATCAACTCACTAACAAAGCTATTGACTTCATCAAAGATCATAAGGACAAGCCTTTTTTTCTCAATTTCTGGTACTACACTGTCCACACACCTATTATCCCCCGACAAGATCTCAAAAAGAAATATGAGCAAAAAGCTAAAATGCTTGGTTTAGATCTTAAAGCCACTGGTACTCCGGTACTCAAAAGTGTTTCTCGATCGACACAAAATAATCCTAGTTATGCTGCCATGGTTGAGGCCATGGACGAAAATATTGGTCGCGTCCTATCCACGCTAAAGGAACTCAACATAGAGGATGAAACTATTATTATTTTTTGTTCTGATAACGGCGGATTGTCTACGGGTACTGGTCCTAACGCCCCAACATCCTTGCTTCCTCTCAAAGCAGGTAAGGCCTGGGTTTATGAAGGTGGTATTCGTATCCCATTTATCATTAAATGGCCTGGTAATCCTGGAGGAAAGTCGCTTTCTACCCCAGTATGTACAACCGATATTTACCCAACGATCCTTAATATGCTCAAGCTCCCTCTCAAACCAAAACAACATGTGGATGGTGTTTCACTAACTTCAATTATGACCGGCAGTACCAAGGAACTGAAGCGTGAAGCCATCTACATTCACTATCCACACTACCACCACATCAATTCAATGGGCCCTGCTGGCGCTATACGAATGGGCGATTATAAACTCGTGGAATACTACGAAACGGGTGAGGTTGAACTCTATAATTTACACGAGGATATTGGGGAGATGACTAATCTTGTTAGTGAGCAACCCGAGCGCAGCGCTAAAATGCTCAAGAAATTAGAAGAGTGGAGAAAAGAAAGCAATAGCCCAAAACCCGAACTCAACCCCAATTATGAAACCATAAAGGACTATCGAAAACCAAAGTTTCTATGA
- a CDS encoding DUF1559 domain-containing protein has protein sequence MISKIKSIKAFTLMELLVVVAIIGILASLLLPSLSSARKSAKQASCTNNLRQIGIANYNYLDDNDSTLPWGAWSNSSPIMGWGWDDLIYPYLGKGEMSLTDQYKWFWTEEQGLDTLKCPGAVSPYLLGDKPTGTYIMPRGNNGAANTRIAYQMSGNATNPPWTRKITDISDAQGTLLLTENDSIGGNPIQGLGRGATNPQKQIDPAGNGLQLVATANYTLEIHNKMKVNFLLIDGHVESHSPTSKNVLGENGTPNNPLGMWTVSAGD, from the coding sequence ATGATATCTAAAATAAAAAGCATCAAAGCTTTTACTCTTATGGAACTCTTAGTCGTCGTGGCAATCATTGGCATTCTCGCCTCGCTTCTTCTTCCTTCATTATCATCCGCTAGAAAATCTGCAAAGCAGGCTTCATGTACTAACAACTTGAGACAAATTGGTATTGCCAATTACAACTATCTCGATGACAATGACAGTACATTACCATGGGGCGCATGGAGCAACTCATCTCCGATTATGGGATGGGGCTGGGATGATCTAATCTATCCCTACCTCGGCAAGGGTGAAATGAGCCTCACAGATCAGTACAAATGGTTTTGGACTGAGGAACAAGGTCTCGACACACTTAAGTGCCCCGGAGCTGTATCCCCATATCTTTTAGGAGACAAGCCTACGGGAACTTACATTATGCCCAGAGGTAACAATGGTGCAGCCAATACCAGAATTGCCTATCAAATGAGTGGAAATGCCACAAACCCACCATGGACCCGTAAAATCACTGATATATCCGACGCTCAGGGCACTTTACTACTCACGGAAAATGATAGTATCGGCGGCAATCCCATCCAGGGTCTTGGCCGTGGTGCGACTAATCCTCAAAAACAAATTGACCCTGCCGGAAATGGTTTGCAATTAGTTGCTACTGCTAATTATACTCTCGAAATACACAACAAAATGAAAGTCAATTTTCTTTTAATTGACGGTCATGTAGAAAGTCATTCCCCAACTTCCAAAAATGTTCTTGGCGAAAACGGAACACCCAATAACCCTCTAGGTATGTGGACTGTAAGCGCTGGCGATTAA
- a CDS encoding RNA polymerase sigma factor has product MSKWNTRHTLIQRAQSQRDNETWEEFVQAYEKFIFYMLHQMKIPQVMIDDLAQEILLNLWTKINNYSKEKGKFRPWLTRVIRNSTSDFIKKDLRYNKRQETLFSLQQNLAQVSETDFEKIIDREWRTYMIELTLNDIEGQVSKTAIEVFRLSMKEVPVEKIAAQMNISKNSVYTLKNRVKDQFTSRLRYYRNELEF; this is encoded by the coding sequence TTGAGCAAGTGGAATACCAGACACACTTTAATTCAACGTGCCCAAAGCCAACGGGATAATGAAACCTGGGAAGAATTTGTACAAGCCTATGAAAAGTTCATTTTTTATATGCTTCATCAAATGAAAATCCCACAAGTCATGATCGATGATTTAGCCCAAGAAATCCTACTCAATTTATGGACGAAAATTAATAACTACTCCAAAGAAAAAGGGAAGTTTCGTCCTTGGTTAACTCGAGTCATTCGTAACTCAACCAGTGATTTCATCAAAAAAGACCTGCGCTACAATAAACGTCAGGAAACACTATTTTCTCTGCAGCAGAACTTAGCTCAAGTAAGTGAAACAGATTTCGAAAAAATAATTGATCGCGAATGGCGTACTTATATGATAGAATTGACCCTCAATGATATTGAAGGGCAAGTTTCAAAAACGGCTATCGAAGTATTCAGACTTAGTATGAAAGAAGTTCCTGTAGAAAAAATCGCCGCGCAAATGAACATAAGTAAAAATTCTGTCTACACCCTAAAAAACCGCGTTAAAGATCAATTCACTTCTCGACTTCGTTATTATAGAAACGAATTGGAATTTTAA
- a CDS encoding sulfatase-like hydrolase/transferase, giving the protein MRYLITLFICLNLWANERPNIIIFYADDLGPGMLSCYGQELLKTPNIDKLANEGMTFNKFYGNNVCAPARANLLTGLHDGNSFHANKGALSIQLHRGDISKADYDKVLKKTYDQRKDFSFIGQMAKASGYHTSYFGKLGMGYSENHELIKLYGFDHYVGLYDSVVCWSFYPEFYWNNGKKIALANNPKFNKSSPQCPLIGESDMTYTEDIWLKEALNYIDEKKNDPFFMIYSTQLPHGPASIAPKDHVFRNKEGWTEKERVYASMIVKMDQSLGSIMNKLKQHKIDKNTLVIFTGDNGHEPSYYADLRQKSNNDNKFWDGHQRSEDIFKGSLGKRGMKRWNFEGGLRVPTIVRWPGKIKAKSTSDLNATTYDLFATCADIMNCPKEYKTDGISFKNELLAKPQQQHEYLYWQNSTGASRDALIKGDWKLINEMDTKNSDFENKKRRYKWALYDIENDPLETNDLAEQYPETVQLLIKLIPRQLLLSDK; this is encoded by the coding sequence ATGCGCTATTTGATTACACTATTCATATGCTTGAATTTATGGGCTAATGAAAGACCTAATATTATCATTTTTTATGCGGATGACCTAGGCCCAGGTATGCTTTCCTGTTATGGACAGGAATTACTCAAAACTCCCAACATCGATAAACTCGCCAATGAAGGCATGACGTTTAACAAATTCTACGGAAATAATGTCTGCGCTCCCGCTCGAGCCAATCTCTTGACCGGCTTACACGATGGCAATTCCTTCCATGCCAACAAAGGCGCACTTTCAATTCAGCTTCATCGCGGAGATATTTCCAAAGCTGATTACGACAAAGTTCTCAAAAAGACTTATGATCAAAGAAAAGACTTTTCATTCATAGGTCAAATGGCTAAAGCCTCTGGCTACCACACATCCTACTTTGGAAAACTTGGAATGGGTTACTCCGAGAATCATGAGCTCATCAAACTCTATGGTTTTGATCATTACGTAGGACTCTACGACTCCGTCGTTTGCTGGAGTTTTTATCCGGAATTCTACTGGAATAACGGCAAAAAAATTGCTTTAGCAAACAACCCAAAGTTTAATAAAAGCTCTCCTCAATGCCCACTCATTGGCGAGTCGGATATGACCTATACCGAGGATATTTGGCTCAAAGAAGCCTTAAATTATATCGATGAGAAAAAGAATGACCCCTTCTTCATGATCTACTCGACTCAGCTCCCCCACGGCCCTGCATCTATTGCTCCAAAAGATCACGTCTTCAGAAACAAAGAAGGCTGGACTGAAAAAGAGCGCGTCTATGCCTCCATGATTGTTAAAATGGACCAATCTCTTGGTTCTATAATGAACAAACTCAAACAGCATAAAATTGACAAAAATACCCTTGTCATTTTCACTGGAGATAATGGCCATGAACCTTCCTACTATGCTGACCTTCGTCAAAAAAGTAATAATGATAACAAGTTCTGGGATGGCCATCAAAGATCTGAAGATATTTTTAAAGGTTCTCTCGGTAAAAGAGGCATGAAACGTTGGAATTTTGAGGGTGGCCTACGCGTCCCCACTATTGTAAGATGGCCTGGAAAAATTAAAGCCAAGTCAACATCCGACTTAAACGCCACTACCTACGACCTTTTTGCGACCTGCGCAGATATCATGAACTGTCCGAAAGAATATAAAACGGATGGTATATCATTCAAAAATGAACTGCTCGCTAAGCCTCAGCAGCAACACGAATACCTCTATTGGCAAAATAGTACTGGAGCCAGTCGCGACGCATTAATAAAAGGCGATTGGAAATTAATTAATGAAATGGATACTAAAAATAGTGATTTCGAAAATAAGAAGCGACGCTACAAATGGGCATTATACGATATCGAAAACGACCCTTTAGAAACAAACGACCTTGCTGAACAATACCCAGAAACAGTTCAGCTTTTAATAAAACTCATTCCAAGACAGTTATTATTATCAGACAAGTAA
- a CDS encoding ThuA domain-containing protein, which translates to MKNIALKCLMALFIFTSLSQAVEKKKILFLAGNPSHSSGDHEFRAGCMILADKLNKSGLPIEAKVHFYGWPKDESIFDGVDACVVYADAGGRFGEKYEFLNNKVKKDGMGIMFMHYGVHPSKQVGEKYFKNWIGAYMDNHISVNPHWIADVKALSKEDISRGITPFTAYDEFYFNMDWPTKDECDSCRPVAVATPSPDRIVRYINMWNQHGEKCFGKEQALMWCRDAKPEEGGRGIGFVGGHYHRNWAIDEFRKLVLNAIIWTARMEVPKGGVPAGKVTEADLNKNLDKKKKLNYIKVPTSELYEQKPMARQQFDENGKRIRGGKQKPKKK; encoded by the coding sequence TTGAAAAATATCGCATTAAAATGCCTTATGGCCTTATTCATTTTCACGTCCTTGTCACAGGCAGTTGAAAAGAAAAAAATTCTCTTTTTAGCAGGAAACCCCAGCCATAGTAGTGGTGATCATGAGTTTCGTGCTGGTTGCATGATTTTAGCCGACAAGCTAAATAAATCTGGTTTGCCCATAGAAGCAAAAGTTCATTTCTATGGTTGGCCAAAGGATGAAAGTATTTTTGATGGTGTAGATGCTTGTGTTGTCTATGCCGATGCCGGTGGTCGTTTTGGAGAAAAGTATGAATTTCTTAATAATAAAGTAAAAAAAGACGGCATGGGCATCATGTTCATGCACTACGGCGTTCATCCTAGTAAACAGGTCGGCGAAAAATACTTCAAAAACTGGATTGGTGCTTATATGGACAACCACATTTCAGTGAATCCTCACTGGATTGCCGATGTGAAAGCCCTAAGTAAAGAAGATATCTCACGCGGTATTACTCCTTTCACCGCCTATGATGAATTCTACTTCAACATGGATTGGCCCACCAAGGATGAATGCGATTCATGTCGTCCAGTAGCGGTAGCGACCCCTAGCCCCGATCGTATTGTTCGTTATATCAATATGTGGAACCAGCATGGCGAGAAGTGTTTTGGTAAGGAACAAGCTCTCATGTGGTGTCGCGATGCTAAACCCGAAGAAGGCGGCCGTGGCATTGGCTTTGTAGGGGGTCATTATCACCGCAATTGGGCCATCGATGAATTCCGTAAGCTTGTGCTCAACGCCATTATTTGGACGGCGCGCATGGAAGTCCCCAAAGGCGGTGTTCCCGCCGGTAAAGTCACTGAAGCAGATTTGAACAAGAACCTTGATAAGAAAAAGAAACTAAACTACATCAAAGTTCCAACTTCAGAGTTATACGAACAGAAACCCATGGCTCGTCAGCAGTTTGATGAAAATGGCAAGCGTATCCGTGGTGGTAAGCAAAAACCTAAAAAAAAGTAA